From one bacterium genomic stretch:
- a CDS encoding GH1 family beta-glucosidase → MTRRFPEGFLWGAATASYQIEGAVAEDGRSESVWDRFCRLPGRVLNGDTGDVACDHYHRWRDDIRIMEDLGLSAYRFSVAWPRVVPSGRGPANQAGLDFYDRLVDGLLEAGIEPFVTLFHWDLPQCLEDEGGWRVRGTAHAFADYAAAVESRLGDRVRHWMTLNEPWVVAHLGHRTGQHAPGLVGSGAELDVVHHQLLGHGLASQTLRAGHSGHEVGIALNLEPRMPRSDHPLDRDAAALEEGLMNRWFLDPLFLGRYPDDLLAVAGWSASAVADGDLEIIGRTPDSIGLNYYRTDVVGHPGLRDCDRPPPLRDPAAEATEMGWPVTPEGLGAMLRMLAGYGARAVYVTENGAAYPDTIRDGDRVEDEDRRSYLERHLVEAARAIDDGVPLRGYFAWTLLDNFEWGFGYSRRFGLVHVDHATQRRTPKASAYWYRDVIARNAV, encoded by the coding sequence GTGACCCGGCGGTTCCCGGAGGGTTTCCTGTGGGGCGCCGCCACGGCGTCCTACCAGATCGAGGGGGCGGTGGCCGAGGACGGGAGGTCAGAGAGCGTCTGGGATCGATTCTGCCGGCTTCCCGGACGGGTGCTCAACGGCGACACCGGTGATGTGGCCTGCGATCACTACCACAGATGGCGCGACGACATCCGGATCATGGAGGACCTGGGGCTGTCGGCCTATCGCTTCTCGGTGGCGTGGCCCCGGGTGGTGCCTAGCGGCAGGGGCCCCGCCAACCAGGCCGGCCTGGACTTCTATGACCGGCTGGTGGACGGGCTACTGGAAGCGGGAATAGAGCCGTTCGTCACCCTGTTCCACTGGGATCTCCCGCAGTGCCTCGAGGATGAGGGCGGGTGGAGGGTGCGGGGAACGGCGCATGCCTTCGCCGACTACGCCGCGGCCGTCGAGTCCCGGCTCGGGGACCGAGTGCGGCACTGGATGACCCTCAACGAGCCCTGGGTGGTGGCGCACCTCGGCCACCGTACCGGTCAGCACGCCCCCGGCCTGGTCGGCTCGGGGGCGGAACTGGACGTGGTCCATCACCAGTTGCTCGGACATGGCCTGGCATCCCAGACGCTGCGGGCCGGGCACTCCGGCCACGAGGTGGGTATCGCTCTCAATCTCGAGCCCCGGATGCCGCGCTCGGATCATCCACTGGACCGCGACGCGGCCGCCCTCGAGGAGGGCCTGATGAACCGGTGGTTCCTGGACCCGCTCTTTCTCGGACGGTACCCGGACGACCTCCTGGCCGTTGCGGGCTGGTCGGCGTCGGCGGTCGCCGATGGCGATCTCGAGATCATCGGCCGCACGCCCGATTCGATCGGCCTCAACTACTACCGCACCGACGTGGTCGGACACCCGGGTCTCAGGGACTGCGACCGGCCGCCTCCGCTTCGCGACCCGGCCGCCGAGGCGACCGAGATGGGCTGGCCCGTGACACCCGAAGGCCTGGGCGCGATGCTCCGGATGCTGGCGGGGTACGGCGCCCGCGCCGTCTACGTAACCGAGAACGGTGCCGCCTACCCCGACACGATCCGGGACGGGGACCGTGTCGAGGACGAGGATCGCCGCTCCTACCTGGAGCGCCATCTTGTCGAAGCTGCCAGGGCGATAGATGACGGCGTTCCGCTCCGGGGCTACTTCGCCTGGACCCTGCTGGACAACTTCGAGTGGGGCTTCGGTTACTCGCGCCGCTTCGGCCTCGTCCATGTGGACCACGCCACCCAGCGGCGAACTCCCAAGGCCTCGGCCTACTGGTACCGGGATGTCATCGCCCGCAACGCCGTCTGA
- a CDS encoding alpha-amylase family glycosyl hydrolase has protein sequence MTYEWWQEAVFYQIYPRSFMDSNGDGIGDLAGITSKLDYLSGTLGVDALWISPFYPSPMADFGYDVADYTDVDPMFGTLADFDALVDGAHERGMKVIIDWVPNHSSSRHPWFLESRSSRDNPRRDWYVWKDPAPDGSPPNNWISVFSGPAWTLDDHTGQYYLHSFLPEQPDINWRNDETRAAMLDTLRFWLRRGVDGFRLDACHFSMKDPLYRSNPVLETPRHGYKNLGEYDSLDHVYDRGHPDIHGLFREVRAVLDGFSAEQPRFSVGEIHLEGEEWASYYGDGDELHMPYYFGMLHGDWTASWARQVVETQEEVLRPGAWPNHVVGNHDEIRIATRYGERRARLATMMLLTLRGTPTLYYGDELGMVQADIPPDQQQDPWGRRQPGLGRDGCRTPMQWTAGEYAGFTTGRPWLATVDPDGTRNVEAQLGDPDSMLGLTRRLIEVRKGSRALRTGCYEAIEGLPETVFAYRRRSGGETVRVYLNFGDEPVRLPAEGTMLAATRTGAKGPIGGVLALDGLDGAVLAS, from the coding sequence GTGACATACGAGTGGTGGCAGGAGGCTGTCTTCTACCAGATCTATCCCCGCAGCTTCATGGACTCGAACGGGGACGGGATCGGCGATCTGGCCGGTATCACCTCCAAGCTCGACTACCTGTCCGGCACGCTCGGCGTCGACGCCTTGTGGATCTCGCCCTTCTATCCCTCCCCGATGGCCGATTTCGGGTACGACGTGGCCGACTACACCGATGTGGACCCCATGTTCGGCACGCTCGCCGACTTCGACGCTCTCGTGGATGGCGCCCACGAACGGGGCATGAAGGTCATCATCGACTGGGTACCGAACCATTCCTCGTCCCGACACCCCTGGTTCCTGGAGTCCCGCTCCTCCCGCGACAATCCCAGGCGCGACTGGTACGTGTGGAAGGACCCGGCGCCCGACGGCTCGCCGCCCAACAACTGGATCTCGGTCTTCAGCGGCCCGGCCTGGACCCTCGACGACCACACCGGCCAGTACTACCTCCATAGCTTCCTGCCCGAGCAGCCCGATATCAACTGGCGCAACGACGAGACCCGGGCGGCGATGCTCGATACGCTCCGCTTCTGGCTGCGCCGGGGTGTGGACGGGTTCCGCCTCGACGCCTGCCACTTCTCGATGAAGGACCCCCTCTACCGATCCAACCCGGTGCTGGAAACTCCCAGACACGGCTACAAGAACCTCGGCGAGTACGACTCCCTCGATCACGTCTACGACCGGGGTCACCCCGACATCCACGGCCTGTTCCGGGAGGTCCGGGCCGTGCTTGACGGGTTCTCGGCGGAGCAACCCCGGTTCTCGGTCGGGGAGATACACCTGGAGGGCGAGGAGTGGGCCTCCTACTACGGCGACGGGGACGAGCTCCACATGCCGTACTACTTCGGGATGCTCCACGGGGACTGGACCGCCTCGTGGGCCCGCCAGGTGGTCGAGACCCAGGAAGAGGTCCTACGGCCGGGAGCGTGGCCCAACCACGTCGTGGGCAACCACGACGAGATCCGGATCGCAACCCGGTACGGGGAGCGCCGGGCCCGCCTCGCCACCATGATGCTCCTCACCCTGCGGGGAACCCCGACTCTCTACTACGGGGACGAGCTGGGCATGGTCCAGGCCGACATCCCGCCGGATCAGCAGCAGGATCCGTGGGGCCGTCGCCAACCCGGCTTGGGACGGGACGGATGCCGCACCCCCATGCAATGGACCGCCGGCGAGTACGCCGGCTTCACGACCGGCCGGCCGTGGCTGGCCACCGTCGACCCCGACGGCACCAGGAACGTCGAGGCGCAGTTAGGCGATCCGGACTCCATGCTCGGCCTCACCCGCCGCCTCATTGAGGTGCGGAAGGGCTCCCGGGCGCTCCGAACGGGTTGCTACGAAGCCATCGAGGGCCTGCCGGAGACCGTGTTCGCCTACCGCCGCCGCTCCGGAGGCGAAACGGTGCGCGTCTACCTCAACTTCGGTGACGAACCGGTCCGGCTCCCGGCGGAAGGGACCATGCTGGCGGCTACCCGCACGGGTGCGAAGGGTCCGATCGGCGGTGTCCTGGCTCTGGATGGTCTCGACGGAGCGGTCCTGGCTTCGTGA
- a CDS encoding RibD family protein: MRPTVIMKAAMTLDGQLAAADGTSQWISSPEARRDAHRLRAQVDAVMVGAGTVRADDPRLTVRLPAESDEGVAQPVPVIVAGSGPLPTGAQLFRRDPIVLAPRELDLPGRLIVAPDSTGDRVNLAHGLDQLGSLGIATIMLEGGSGMFLSFLDAGLIDRAVLYYGPLLAGGVGAPLFGGSWATLADGRAVQINEVRHLGRSIRLDADLAC, encoded by the coding sequence ATGCGGCCTACCGTCATCATGAAGGCGGCCATGACCCTCGACGGTCAGTTGGCTGCGGCGGACGGGACATCCCAGTGGATCAGCTCGCCGGAGGCGCGCCGGGATGCTCACCGGCTGAGGGCACAGGTCGATGCGGTAATGGTCGGCGCCGGGACGGTACGGGCCGACGATCCCCGGCTGACGGTCAGGCTGCCCGCGGAGAGCGATGAGGGAGTGGCGCAACCGGTCCCGGTGATCGTGGCCGGGTCAGGTCCGCTTCCGACCGGAGCGCAGCTGTTCCGCCGTGATCCCATCGTGCTGGCGCCGAGGGAGCTGGACCTGCCCGGGCGGCTGATCGTGGCGCCCGACTCGACGGGTGACCGCGTGAACCTCGCTCACGGCCTCGACCAGTTGGGGTCGCTTGGGATAGCGACCATCATGCTGGAGGGAGGGTCCGGCATGTTCCTCTCGTTCCTCGACGCCGGTCTGATCGACCGGGCTGTCCTCTATTACGGCCCGCTCCTGGCCGGAGGGGTCGGTGCTCCCCTGTTCGGGGGAAGCTGGGCGACGCTGGCCGATGGGCGCGCTGTGCAAATCAACGAAGTCCGCCACCTGGGCCGCTCGATCCGGCTCGATGCCGATCTGGCCTGCTGA
- a CDS encoding methylated-DNA--[protein]-cysteine S-methyltransferase, whose amino-acid sequence MSKIADRIRNLPSDDHTGAMDRFARRAVEEGSARVAFSAVASPIGDLTALVTARGLLALAFETDDLDRIMESVATKLSPRIVRAPSAVARVRSWLDSYFEGRPQPAPGLDRSLITPFQERVLAATAAIPLGEIRTYGQVASLAGNPKAARATGRALGANPIPVVLPCHRVVAADGSLHGYAGGLDRKRLLLDHEKAIFGARAS is encoded by the coding sequence ATGAGCAAGATTGCCGACCGGATCAGGAACCTGCCATCGGACGATCACACGGGTGCTATGGACCGTTTCGCCCGCCGGGCGGTCGAGGAGGGATCGGCCCGGGTCGCCTTCAGCGCGGTGGCGTCTCCCATCGGCGATCTAACCGCCCTGGTGACTGCACGAGGCCTCCTCGCCCTCGCGTTCGAGACGGATGACCTGGATCGGATCATGGAGTCTGTGGCTACCAAGTTATCCCCTCGCATCGTCCGGGCCCCGTCGGCGGTGGCACGGGTGCGGTCCTGGCTCGACTCCTATTTCGAAGGCCGTCCGCAGCCCGCGCCCGGTCTCGACCGCTCCCTGATCACCCCCTTCCAGGAACGGGTGCTCGCCGCCACCGCCGCCATCCCGCTGGGCGAGATCCGCACGTACGGGCAGGTGGCCTCCCTGGCCGGAAACCCCAAGGCGGCCCGTGCCACGGGACGAGCCTTGGGCGCCAACCCGATACCGGTCGTGCTCCCCTGCCACCGGGTGGTCGCCGCCGACGGCAGCCTCCACGGCTACGCCGGCGGCCTCGACCGCAAGCGACTGCTACTCGACCACGAAAAGGCCATATTCGGCGCCCGGGCATCGTGA
- a CDS encoding RNA polymerase sigma factor translates to MNLPPFQRLVDEHGQAVHRYLCGMVGRDAADDCLQETLLAALRSYERLRHDRNLRGWLFTIAHRKGIDHVRRHAREVPSPSPPDRPSPPQTVRDTDLWNRVGSLPTKQRTAVTLRYLGDLPYADIASVMSISEPAARQNVRAGLASLRKDYT, encoded by the coding sequence ATGAACCTGCCACCGTTCCAGAGGCTCGTCGACGAGCACGGCCAGGCCGTCCACCGTTACCTGTGCGGGATGGTTGGCCGGGATGCGGCCGACGACTGCCTGCAGGAGACCCTCCTGGCGGCGCTGCGTTCCTACGAGAGGCTGCGACACGACCGGAACCTAAGGGGCTGGCTCTTCACGATCGCCCATCGCAAGGGCATCGATCACGTGCGGCGGCACGCAAGGGAAGTACCTTCTCCGTCGCCCCCGGACCGTCCCTCGCCACCCCAGACCGTACGGGACACCGACCTCTGGAACCGGGTGGGCAGCCTGCCGACCAAGCAGCGCACCGCGGTCACCTTGCGCTACCTGGGCGACCTGCCCTATGCGGACATAGCCTCGGTGATGTCCATCAGCGAGCCGGCCGCCCGCCAGAACGTCCGCGCCGGGCTGGCCTCCCTTCGAAAGGACTACACATGA
- a CDS encoding branched-chain amino acid ABC transporter substrate-binding protein, with protein MRTIINTLTPKPGVSWRLLLVALSAFGLLATACADEPRDSLGDGSLGTVEVAAGESIQIRSVYTNGGDLMLFGNSAERAIVFAVEDYGRIHGFAVNLGVGLDDMCSPEGGMITGSMVVAEGDVVGVVGTNCSAAAAHASPLITRAGMVLISPSNTAPSLTSDLAGNEGASHFAGYYRTAHNDLVQGESVAHFLSGEGVTSAAVVHDGGPYTLGLATAFSDAFAEHGGAITGTWEVDREDEDLVPVLTEIAAGDPDALFFPIFWPTGRYLVEQAAEMPEFSDMVFSTADGLLNDNFLSLPQGEGTYVSGPDTRFGNNTNQTTGQSAPSLRARFEETAGGSPTGTFWGHAYDATVLLLNAISAASYVRSDDGVLVIDRAGVREYLDNLSGFQGVTGVLSCDEFGDCGGAGVVIYEHLDSTDVDATRQNVVYEVGPDDRRARASLTGHEEA; from the coding sequence ATGAGAACGATTATCAATACCCTGACTCCTAAGCCCGGCGTTTCCTGGCGGCTGCTACTGGTTGCCCTATCGGCCTTCGGGTTGCTGGCCACGGCCTGCGCCGATGAGCCGCGGGACAGTCTCGGCGACGGTTCCCTGGGCACTGTGGAGGTCGCCGCGGGTGAATCGATCCAGATCCGCTCCGTCTACACCAACGGTGGAGACCTCATGCTGTTCGGCAACTCGGCGGAGCGGGCCATCGTGTTCGCTGTGGAGGACTACGGTCGCATCCACGGGTTCGCCGTGAACCTCGGAGTCGGACTCGACGACATGTGCTCGCCCGAAGGCGGCATGATCACCGGGTCTATGGTGGTAGCGGAGGGCGATGTGGTCGGTGTCGTCGGAACGAACTGCTCGGCGGCGGCCGCCCATGCGTCGCCCCTCATCACCAGGGCAGGCATGGTCCTGATCTCGCCTTCCAACACGGCGCCGTCCCTGACGTCGGACCTGGCCGGTAACGAGGGCGCAAGCCACTTCGCCGGGTACTACCGGACGGCCCACAACGACCTGGTCCAGGGCGAGTCCGTGGCCCACTTCCTGTCGGGAGAGGGCGTGACCAGCGCTGCGGTGGTCCACGACGGCGGTCCCTACACCCTGGGTCTCGCCACGGCCTTCTCCGACGCGTTCGCCGAACACGGAGGCGCCATAACAGGTACCTGGGAGGTCGACCGCGAGGACGAGGATCTGGTGCCGGTCCTCACCGAGATAGCCGCAGGAGACCCCGATGCCCTGTTCTTCCCGATCTTCTGGCCGACCGGCCGGTACCTGGTGGAGCAGGCCGCTGAGATGCCGGAGTTCTCGGACATGGTGTTCTCAACCGCCGACGGATTGCTCAACGACAACTTCCTTAGCCTGCCCCAGGGCGAGGGCACCTACGTATCGGGCCCCGACACACGCTTCGGGAATAACACCAACCAGACCACCGGCCAGAGCGCGCCCAGCCTCCGGGCCCGGTTCGAGGAGACCGCCGGTGGGTCACCCACCGGGACATTCTGGGGCCATGCCTACGACGCCACGGTGCTGCTCCTGAACGCGATCAGCGCCGCCTCCTACGTGAGGTCGGATGACGGGGTCCTCGTGATCGACCGGGCCGGAGTGCGCGAGTACCTCGACAACCTGTCAGGGTTCCAAGGCGTCACAGGGGTCCTGAGCTGTGACGAATTCGGGGACTGTGGTGGTGCCGGGGTGGTGATCTACGAGCACCTCGACTCCACCGACGTAGATGCCACCCGCCAGAACGTGGTCTACGAGGTCGGACCCGACGACCGGCGGGCACGCGCCTCCCTAACCGGCCACGAGGAGGCGTGA
- a CDS encoding acetylornithine transaminase, translated as MVTTTPTIAQREAASIIQTYGRSPVTFVRGDGCRLYDEDGNDYLDCLAGIAVASVGHANAAVAAAVARQMTRLVHVSNLYYMVPQVDLAERLTALSGLDRVFFANCGATANETAIKLARRWGQKTRGPDCYEIVSLLDSFHGRTLGALAATGQPKKQAVFRPLPPGFVQVTANDIEAISRVVGPQTAAVMVETTQGEGGIRPLRADYLRALRELCDERDVLLILDDIQAGMGRTGSWFSWQQLGVEPDIATLAKALANGLPIGACLSTERAAAFDYGDHGTTFGGGPVVTTAALAVLDEIEQRDLLTNCRQRSRQFVSLLSEVHGVSAVRGRGLMLGAVLDSPRAAEVNAAALSNGLLVNNVTEDTVRFTPPLIISSDEVDEAVAKFEASLT; from the coding sequence ATGGTGACTACCACCCCGACCATCGCCCAGCGAGAAGCCGCCTCGATAATCCAGACCTACGGCCGTTCCCCGGTGACCTTCGTGCGCGGCGACGGCTGCCGCCTGTACGACGAGGACGGCAACGACTACCTCGACTGCCTGGCCGGCATCGCGGTGGCGTCCGTCGGGCATGCGAATGCCGCGGTCGCCGCGGCGGTGGCGCGCCAGATGACCCGGCTGGTCCACGTGTCCAACCTCTACTACATGGTCCCGCAGGTCGACTTGGCAGAGAGGCTCACGGCCCTCTCCGGACTGGACCGGGTGTTCTTCGCCAACTGCGGGGCCACCGCCAACGAGACGGCCATCAAGCTGGCCCGGCGGTGGGGCCAGAAGACGCGAGGTCCCGACTGCTACGAGATCGTGTCCTTGCTGGACTCGTTCCACGGGCGCACGCTCGGCGCCCTGGCCGCCACCGGCCAGCCCAAGAAGCAGGCCGTCTTCCGGCCCCTTCCCCCAGGGTTCGTGCAGGTAACGGCCAACGACATCGAGGCCATATCCCGTGTGGTCGGACCGCAGACCGCGGCGGTGATGGTCGAGACTACGCAGGGCGAGGGAGGAATCCGTCCACTCCGAGCGGACTACCTCCGAGCGCTGCGGGAACTCTGTGACGAACGGGACGTGCTGCTCATCCTCGATGACATCCAGGCCGGGATGGGACGCACCGGATCGTGGTTCTCCTGGCAGCAGCTGGGGGTGGAACCCGACATCGCCACGCTGGCCAAGGCCCTGGCCAACGGCCTGCCGATCGGCGCCTGCCTGTCGACGGAGCGGGCGGCGGCGTTCGACTACGGGGATCATGGCACCACCTTCGGGGGCGGCCCCGTGGTCACCACGGCGGCGCTGGCCGTGCTCGACGAGATCGAGCAGCGCGATCTTCTCACCAACTGCCGGCAGCGGAGCCGGCAGTTCGTCTCTCTCCTGAGCGAAGTCCACGGGGTCAGCGCTGTCCGGGGTCGGGGGCTGATGCTCGGCGCCGTGCTCGACTCCCCGAGAGCGGCCGAGGTCAACGCGGCGGCCCTGTCCAACGGATTGCTGGTCAACAACGTGACGGAGGACACCGTGCGCTTCACCCCGCCGCTGATCATCAGCTCCGACGAAGTGGACGAGGCGGTCGCGAAGTTCGAAGCCTCGCTCACCTAG
- the argB gene encoding acetylglutamate kinase — protein sequence MTTGHTAPTPHRSRIAAAMAKARVLTEAMPYIRAFAGKTVLIKYGGSAMVDETLRSSFARDITLLGLLGLRPVVVHGGGPHISRAMARAGIEPRWVDGLRVTDEKTLGVVRTTLAGTINPDIVRLLKDHGADARGFGDLGSGLLVARRLHPDLGFVGEITDVRTELIDGLLDQGVVPVVAPLARGTDGNDYNINADTAAGALAAALGARKLIYLTDVEGLYRDLDDEDSLIEAMFVNELRELLVSGNVSAGMLPKLESCIKALEEGVPQAHILDGRIQHAVLLEVFTPEGIGTMITPGDRW from the coding sequence GTGACCACCGGCCACACCGCCCCCACTCCGCACCGGTCGCGCATCGCCGCCGCCATGGCCAAGGCCAGGGTCCTGACCGAGGCCATGCCCTATATCCGAGCGTTCGCCGGCAAGACCGTGTTGATCAAGTACGGCGGTTCGGCGATGGTGGACGAGACCCTGCGGTCGAGCTTCGCCCGTGACATCACCCTGCTGGGGCTCTTGGGCCTCCGGCCTGTGGTGGTTCACGGCGGCGGCCCTCACATCTCCAGGGCTATGGCTCGGGCGGGGATAGAGCCTCGCTGGGTGGACGGCCTGCGGGTCACCGACGAGAAGACCCTGGGCGTCGTCCGGACCACGCTGGCGGGCACGATCAACCCCGATATCGTTCGGCTGCTGAAGGACCACGGTGCCGACGCCCGAGGATTCGGCGACCTCGGCAGCGGCTTGCTGGTCGCTCGCCGGCTCCATCCCGACCTGGGCTTCGTGGGCGAGATCACCGACGTGCGCACCGAACTGATCGATGGCCTGCTGGACCAGGGCGTGGTGCCGGTTGTTGCGCCCCTGGCGCGCGGCACGGACGGGAACGACTACAACATCAACGCTGACACCGCGGCCGGCGCACTGGCCGCAGCTCTGGGCGCCCGGAAACTCATCTACCTGACCGATGTCGAGGGGCTGTACCGCGACCTCGATGACGAGGACAGCCTGATCGAGGCCATGTTCGTGAACGAACTTCGGGAGTTGCTGGTGAGCGGTAACGTCTCCGCCGGGATGCTCCCCAAGCTGGAGTCGTGCATCAAGGCGCTGGAGGAGGGCGTTCCCCAGGCCCATATACTCGATGGCCGGATCCAGCACGCCGTGCTACTGGAAGTGTTCACACCGGAAGGAATCGGAACGATGATCACACCCGGAGACAGATGGTGA
- the argC gene encoding N-acetyl-gamma-glutamyl-phosphate reductase, with the protein MTLQVSVLGASGYAGGELIRLVDDHPEMEIAYLGAHSRAGSRLGDVHPHLGGGARRLEPTRSDLPDGIDVAFLGLPHGSSWEPAHLLAEAGVAVFDLGSDYRMDTPERYEAAYGSPHPLPAQLPAWLYGLPELFGGALPGSTRVAVPGCYPTSALLGLAPLLSAGLIEGPIVVDSMSGVTGAGRGLKAGLLFGAVDESVKAYGVTTHRHRPEIEMGLEAVAGVPVPVQFTPHLVPMQRGILSTCSATLTRAGEVDSTLRDAYHDSSFVDVLDTPPQTRWVVGSNRALIHSAEDGPTGRAIITVAIDNLGKGAAGQAIQCANIALGLPETAGLTTVGWLP; encoded by the coding sequence ATGACACTGCAGGTTTCGGTACTAGGCGCCTCCGGGTACGCCGGGGGCGAACTCATCCGGCTGGTGGACGACCATCCGGAGATGGAGATCGCCTACCTCGGCGCGCACAGCCGGGCCGGATCCCGGCTGGGTGACGTCCATCCGCACCTGGGCGGCGGCGCCCGCCGGCTGGAGCCGACCCGCTCCGACCTCCCGGACGGGATCGACGTCGCCTTCCTCGGCCTCCCGCACGGCTCGTCATGGGAACCGGCGCATCTTCTGGCCGAGGCCGGGGTGGCGGTGTTCGACCTGGGAAGCGACTACCGGATGGACACGCCCGAGCGGTACGAGGCCGCCTACGGGAGCCCTCACCCCCTCCCCGCTCAGTTGCCCGCCTGGCTGTACGGGCTACCCGAGCTGTTCGGCGGCGCCCTCCCCGGTAGCACCCGTGTGGCAGTCCCGGGTTGCTACCCGACCTCGGCCCTGCTCGGCCTGGCCCCGCTCCTGTCTGCCGGTCTCATCGAGGGCCCCATAGTGGTGGACTCCATGTCCGGGGTTACCGGAGCAGGACGCGGGCTGAAGGCCGGGCTCCTTTTCGGAGCGGTGGACGAAAGCGTCAAGGCGTACGGGGTGACGACCCACCGCCACCGGCCCGAGATCGAGATGGGATTGGAAGCCGTCGCCGGTGTCCCCGTGCCCGTGCAGTTCACCCCCCATCTGGTACCCATGCAGCGGGGCATCCTCTCCACATGCTCGGCAACGCTCACCCGGGCCGGGGAGGTCGACTCGACCCTCCGGGACGCCTATCACGACTCCAGTTTCGTGGACGTGCTCGACACACCACCCCAGACCAGGTGGGTGGTGGGCTCCAACCGCGCCCTGATACACTCCGCCGAGGACGGCCCCACCGGACGGGCGATCATCACCGTTGCGATCGACAATCTGGGAAAGGGCGCCGCCGGGCAGGCGATCCAGTGCGCCAACATCGCGCTCGGGCTCCCGGAGACGGCCGGCCTGACCACCGTCGGGTGGTTGCCGTGA
- a CDS encoding hydroxyacid dehydrogenase: protein MERVPAGSRPVVVIAEVLAVSCAEYLRDTCEVVEASGESRSRLMDLLADAEGLVVRSGTRVDRELMDAAPRLRVIGRAGVGVDNIDLDEATRRGILVANAPLANSVSAAEHTFGLMLSQARNIARADATIRAGRWDRAAFRGVELHGKVLGLVGLGRIGTLVAQRALAFGMSVLAYDPYITADQARQAGGELRDLDSLLADSDFISLHLPRTPETENLLDAVAFSKVKPGVRIVNASRGGIIDEDALAAAIRSGRVAGAALDVFATEPLVGGPLVDLPQVVLTPHLGASTAEAQDKAGLHVAEAVVAGLMGEPVPAAVNRV from the coding sequence GTGGAGAGAGTGCCCGCAGGAAGCCGACCCGTAGTGGTGATCGCCGAGGTGCTGGCGGTAAGTTGCGCGGAGTACCTGCGGGACACCTGCGAAGTGGTGGAGGCGTCCGGGGAGTCCAGGTCCCGCCTCATGGACCTGCTCGCGGATGCGGAGGGGCTGGTGGTCCGCAGCGGCACCAGGGTGGACCGGGAGCTAATGGACGCCGCCCCGCGACTGCGCGTGATCGGCCGGGCCGGCGTGGGCGTGGACAACATCGATCTCGACGAGGCCACCCGCCGCGGCATCCTCGTGGCCAACGCTCCACTGGCCAACAGCGTGTCGGCTGCTGAGCACACCTTCGGGCTGATGCTATCCCAGGCCCGCAACATCGCCCGGGCCGATGCCACCATCCGGGCAGGCAGGTGGGACCGGGCGGCCTTCCGGGGGGTGGAGCTCCACGGCAAGGTCCTCGGCCTGGTGGGTCTGGGCAGGATCGGCACGCTGGTTGCTCAGCGGGCTCTGGCGTTCGGAATGAGCGTGCTGGCCTACGATCCCTACATCACCGCCGACCAGGCTCGGCAGGCGGGAGGGGAACTCAGGGACCTGGACTCGCTGCTGGCGGACTCGGACTTCATCTCCCTCCACCTCCCGAGGACCCCGGAGACCGAGAACCTGCTCGACGCGGTCGCCTTCTCCAAGGTCAAGCCGGGGGTGCGGATCGTCAACGCCTCCCGGGGCGGGATCATCGATGAGGATGCCCTGGCGGCGGCTATCCGCTCGGGACGGGTCGCCGGCGCCGCGCTGGACGTCTTCGCAACCGAACCCCTGGTCGGCGGGCCACTGGTCGACCTACCCCAAGTGGTGCTCACCCCCCACCTGGGGGCATCCACGGCCGAGGCCCAGGACAAGGCCGGTCTGCACGTCGCCGAGGCGGTGGTGGCGGGGCTGATGGGCGAGCCGGTTCCAGCCGCCGTCAACCGGGTTTGA
- a CDS encoding FHA domain-containing protein translates to MPAAILVALKFIFVGLVYLLVWRVATAVAEHVGAKPWRVLGGPGTGLTVVRSDTQTGLEFDVRRPIVLGSGSEADVRIDDAYASDLHARLDPEEESLTLADLGSTSGTYVNGKRVTAVVALSRGDSIQIGKTVLEVR, encoded by the coding sequence ATGCCCGCGGCGATCCTGGTTGCTCTCAAGTTCATCTTCGTGGGCCTCGTCTACCTGCTGGTCTGGAGGGTGGCCACCGCGGTGGCCGAGCATGTCGGCGCCAAGCCCTGGAGGGTCCTGGGCGGCCCCGGCACCGGCTTGACCGTGGTCAGGAGCGATACCCAGACCGGATTGGAATTCGATGTCCGGCGCCCGATCGTGCTCGGCAGCGGCAGCGAGGCGGATGTACGAATCGACGACGCCTACGCCTCGGATCTCCATGCCCGGTTGGATCCCGAGGAGGAGTCGCTCACCCTGGCGGACCTGGGTAGCACCAGCGGTACGTACGTGAACGGAAAGCGGGTGACCGCGGTCGTGGCGCTGAGCCGGGGTGACTCCATCCAGATCGGCAAGACCGTCCTGGAGGTGAGGTGA